CCGAGCAACTCATCTCGCGTCGCCTGACGGAGGAAATCAGTCAACGTCTTGAGCGCAATGAGCAAGTCATGGTGCTGCTCAATCGTCGCGGGTACTCACCCATCGTGCTCTGCCGCACCTGCGGCAACACCGTTCAGTGCAAGAACTGCGACATCCCCATGACGCACCACAAGTCATCGCGGCGCATCGAGTGCCACTACTGCGGATACATGGAGCGCGTGCCGGAGAAATGCCCGAAGTGCGGCAGCGAATATGTGTATTTCCTCGGCGCGGGTTCGGAAAAACTCGAAGACCATCTTCACGGCTTGTTTCCGCGCGCGCGCATCGCGCGTCTCGATCGAGACACCATCCGCGGACGCCATGACTTCGAACGTGTGCTCTCGGCCATGCACGCCGGGGAAGTTGACCTGATCGTGGGCACGCAGATGATCGCTAAGGGCCACGATTTTCCGGGTGTCACATTGGTGGGCGTGGTCGGCGCCGACACGGCGCTTAAGTTCCCTGACTTCCGTGCGGCGGAACGAACTTTCCAGTTGCTGACTCAGGTTGCCGGACGTGCTGGCCGTGGCAACACACCCGGTCGCGTCGTTCTGCAAACCTTCTTCCCCGATCACTATGCCATCCAGTTCGCGTCGAAGCATGACTATGCCGGCTTCTATGAAAAGGAAATTAACTTCCGCCGTTGGATGAAGTATCCGCCCTTTACCGCGCTCGCTAATGTTCTCATTCGTTCCGACCAACTTGATGACGCGCTCAAGTATTCAGGCTGGATCGGCCATTGGTTTAAGGAGCACGAACCTCCAGCGGTAAAAGTAATGGGACCCGCCCCGGCGCCAATCGTGCGTTTGAAGCGCGATTTCCGCTACCACTTCATCCTGAAGTCAGAGAGCCGCGAGAAGATGAACGGCGCCATTCGCGCCATGCTCGCGTTCGCAAACGAGAAGAAGATTCCGCGCACCAACATCGTGGTCGACGTGGATGCGCAGAATTTGATCTGAAACTGAGGTGGTTTTCCCTAAAACCAGTGTGGCATCGCAAGGGCGTTTCCCGGGAAGGGATTCGGCGTGATTGTCAGGATCATCAGCGCCAGCGCGACCAGGCCTAGCATCCGCCTTCCGGGCGAGAGTGGAGGCCACGGCGATACATTCGGATGACGCATACCGGTGATTCCGAGCAGCACCGCCCAGATCAGCCATCCCGGCCACAGCAACAACCCCATCGGGATCAACGCACCGACAGTCAGGCGCGAGATATGACGATGCAATCGCGGCATCAACGAATAAATGATGTGGCCGCCATCTAGCTGCCCGCCCGGCAAAAGATTCAGCGCCGTCGCGAACATTCCCACCCACGCCGCAATCGCCGTCGGATGCAAGAGCATATGTTCAAGCGGCAGCACGCGCATGCCGTCGCCCATGATCATCCAGTGTGCAATGCGAAAGATCAGCGGGAAGTCCAGCACGATGTCGCCCTGCACGATTACCGGAGGCGCAGGTTTCGACATCATCAGCGAGAACATCAGCACGAAGCTTGCGACGATAAATCCGGCAATGGGTCCCGCAATCCCGATATCAAATAGCGCCGTCCGGGTTCGGATGGGCGACTTAATCCGGATGAATGCGCCCATCGTTCCGATCAGCGTCGGTGCCGGAATGAAAAAGGGCAACGTCGCGTACACGCCATAGCGCAGGCACATCACGTAATGCCCCATCTCGTGTGCGAGAAGGATCGTCATCAGCGTGAGCGAAAAGGGAAGTCCCAGCAGGATGCGTGCCGGATGCTCCAGGATGAACCCGATTGGGAACAGTGGAATTGTGTCATCGGCCAGCGAGAAAATCGGTAACCCGTGGAGGAAGTTAGTCTCCAGCCGTGTTCCCACCATCATCGTGGTGAAGAAGGTTGTCAGCAGCAACAGCGCGTGGAGCCAGTATTTCTGCCGCGATCGAGAGACGACCGCCACGTCATACGTTCGTGGGTCAAATTCCAAACGGGGAATGGGCGGCGTGTAGTCGGACATCGTTAAGGATGAATTTTCAGGATATCAGGCAACGGCGTAGTTGCGCCTGCCACACGCCCCCAGTGTAGAGACAGCTCCCCGCGCCGAAAGGTTAGATGCACGCCGGCTATTCGATGGTCTGCAACTCTTTGCCGGGCTTAAAACGCACGGCCTTTCCCGGAGGAATGCTGACTTCCGCGCCAGTCCTGGGATTTCGCCCGATGCCGGTCTTCCGTGGACGCACGTTGAACACACCGAATCCGCGCAACTCAATGCGGTCGCCCTGTGACAGGGCTTTCTTCATGCTCTCGAACACAGTTTCCACGGCCAGCTCGGCCTTGGTTTTCGTGATGCCGGTTTTATTTACGACCTCGTTGATGATGTCCAGCTTAATCACAAGCAACTCCCGTGGAACATAGTTCAAAGCACCGGGAAGATTTCCAGAGGATGGAGTCTCTCCCGTAAGCTGCTGATATTAAAGGGCTGAACGGCCATTGTCAACGGTGGCCTTGCGCCCGTAAGATGCTGTCACTTCCGGGTAAACAATCCGCCTAAAACAACACGGCCCGAGGCCGACCCATATTTAAAGGAGAAGAATGGCTATCAAGAGTGACCACTGGATTCGCCGTATGTCGCTGGAACACGACATGATCAACCCCTTTTCGGAAAAGCAGGTGCGGCAAGGTGTTGTTTCGTATGGCCTTTCTTCTTATGGATACGACCTCCGGGTCGCCGACGAGTTCAAGATTTTCACCAACGTGAACTCCAGCATCGTGGACCCTAAGAAGTTCGACGAGAAGTCGTTCGTTACCATCACTTCCGACGTCTGCATCGTTCCGCCAAACTCCTTCGCGCTGGCGCGGTCGGTCGAGTACTTCAAGATCCCGCGCAACGTGCTCACCTTGTGCGTTGGCAAGTCCACCTACGCCCGCTGCGGCATCATCGTGAACGTCACCCCGTTCGAGCCTGAGTGGGAAGGCTTTGTCACCCTCGAGATATCCAACACCACGCCGCTGCCTGCGAAGATTTACGCCAACGAGGGTCTCTGCCAGATCCTGTTCTTTGAGTCCGACGAAGTCTGTGAGGTCAGCTACAAGGACCGCCACGGCAAGTATCAGGCGCAGACCGGAATCGTGCTGCCCAAGGTGTAACCCGGCTTGTTAAACGGGAGTAAACTATAGCCATGCAGCGAGTACTGCCATTCGTGCTTTTGCTCGCGCTGTGCGCCGTCCCGCTTGCGGCACAACGCCGCGGAGGTGGCGGCGGACACGTCGGCATGCGTGGGCCATCTGCCAGCTTTAGAGGTCACACCGGATACTCCGGACCTCGCGGTTCCGTTCACTTCTCCGGCCGAAGCCATGGCGGTGGATACTATTCCGGGCCTCGCTATTATGGCGGCACCCGCTACTACGGTAGTCACAGATACTATGGCGGCTACCGTTACTACGGATCTCGCTATTACTATCCTCGCTCGTCCTGGGGCGTAGGCTTCTACTTCGGCTCCGGCTATTACGGTTCCTATTATCCGTACTACTACTCCTACTACCCGTATCCCTACGCTTATTACGCCACGCCTTCGTACCCGGTTGCATATCCGTCGGACTACGATACTTACCGTGACCGGCAGCAGCTTTCGGCGGATGTAAGCGATCTCCGCGATGAAGTCCGCCAGTTGCGCAACTCCAACGATCAGCTCCGCTACGAGCTTGAACGACGCAACGCGCCACAACAAGCCGAGCCACAGCAAGCTGTGCCGCATCCGCCGGAAACTCAGCCGAACCCTTCGGCGGCGAAACCCAATGCTTCCGCTCCCGAAGGTCCTCTCACCGTGCTGGTGCTTAAGAACGGACGCCGCATTGAAACCACCAGTTATGCCGTGGTGGGGTCAACGTTGTGGGTGGTAAGTGATCAGCAGACGCGAAAGTATCCGATCGAACTGCTGGACGTGGAGCAGTCGAAGAAACTCAACGCCGAGCGTGGCGTAGAGTTCACCCTGCAAGAACGGTAACTCGCTCCACTGAACTTCCGGCACGAGCCCCTCCGGTTTATCCTTACCCTCGAACGGAGCCCATCATGCTCGAACTCATTTCAGTTCGCCTCGAGTTTCCCGCTGACGCCAACATCATCGTCGGCCAAACGCACTTCATAAAGACCGTCGAAGACATCTATGAGGCCGTCGTCACCACCGTGCCTCAGGCCAAGTTCGGACTAGCCTTCAACGAAGCCTCCGGCGCATGCCTCATCCGTTCCGATGGCAACGATCAGTCGCTGAAGGAAGTCGCCATCCGCAACGCACAGGCGCTCGCCGCCGGACACGTCTTCGTCCTCGTCATCCAGAACGCATACCCCATCAACATCCTCAACCGCATCAAGGACGTCCCCGAGGTCTGCCACATCTTTTGCGCCACCGCCAATCCCGTGGAAGTGATTCTCGCGCAAAGCGAGCAGGGAAGAGGCGTGCTCGGCGTCATCGATGGAAGTTCACCGAAAGGCGTAGAGGGCGAGTCCGACATCGCGTGGCGTCACGATCTGCTGCGAAAGATCGGCTACAAACGCTAACCCGGCCAGGTAGCAACCACAACAGCCAGGGCGCTCATGCGCCCTTCTTTTTCTCCAGGCGCACGCGTTCCAGGTATTTTCCCGTTCTCGGATCCATGCGTATGAGCTCGCCCGGCGCTACGAACAGCGGCACCAGCAGTTGCACGCCATTGTCGAGAACCGCTTCCTTCCACGTGCTGTCCTGTCCCGAGTGCTGCGCAGGCGCGGTCTCGGCCACGCGGGCCTCCACGCTATCCGGCAGCGTCACCGAGATCGGTTTCTCGTCACATAGCTCAACGGGGAAGTCCGATCCTTCCTGAAGGAAATTCGCCATTTTCCCCAGCAAAGCGCGCGGAACCTCCACCTGCTCATAGCTGGCCGGATCCATGAAGATGCAGTTCTCGCCGTCCGCATAGAGGTACTCCATGGTGCGGCGCTCAATTGGAAGATCTTCCAGCTTTTCGTCAGGATGGAAGCGCCGCTCGATTTCGCGGCCGGTTACCACGTTCTGCAGTAGCGACTTCACCAGTCCACCGGCTTGTCCGGCGCCGGCTTTGAAGTCAGACTGCAACACCTTGAACACATGGCCCTCCAGGTGGAGCGCCATTCCTGCTTTGAGTCCAGAGGCAATCACCATGATCAGGACTCCTGTTCATGCGCGCAGATTGTACCGCCGGTCGCAGCCCGGCGCCATCCCCCGCAACCCCAGATGTTCTGCCCATTCTGTGGTTCTTTGCATTACCATCTCGCCATGCACGACGCGCCGCGCGGCGACCATCGCACAACGCTGTTGATCGTGATTGCCATTGCGCTCGCGCTTCTGGCATTCCACATCGCCACCAATAACCAGTACGGCTTCCATCGCGACGAACTCCAGACCGTCGACGATGCCCGGCACATGGATTGGGGATTCGTAGCGTATCCGCCTGTGACTCCGTTCTTTGGCTGGCTCTCACACCTTCTCTTCGGCGACTCTCTCCGCGGATATCGCTTCTTTCCCGCACTCGCCCAGTCATTGGTGATGATCCTGGCCGCGCTCATGGCCCGCGAACTTGGCGGCCGGCGATTGGCTCAGTTGATCGCCGCTCTCGCCGTCATGGTCGCGCCTGTTTCTCTCGCCGCGGGAGCGCTCTATCAATACGTTTCCTTCGACTTCCTCTGGTGGGTCTTGCTTGCCTATCTCGTGATCCGTTTGCGGCGCACTGAAGACGACAGGCTCTGGCTACCCATCGGTGCCGTGATCGGCCTCGGCATGATGACGAAGTACACCATGCTCTTCCTCGCGCTGGGCTTGGTGACGGGCGTCTTACTCGATGCGCGGCGCTATCTGCGAAGCAAATGGTTGTGGGCGGGAGTCGCTCTCTCGCTGGCCATCTTTCTTCCGCACGCGATATGGCAGTTCCGGCACGACTTCATCACCGCCGATTTCCTTCGCCACATCCACGAACGCGATGTCCGAATTGGTCGCACAAAGAACTTCCTTCCGGAACAGTTTCTGATCGGCGCAAATCTCTTCACGGTGCCGATCTGGTTGGCTGGCCTCTACTTCTACTTCCGTCACCCCGAAGGCCGCAGCTTCCGCATTCTCGGCTGGATGTTTATCGTGCCACTTGTTTTTTTCGTTATTGCCAAGGGCCGCGGATACTACATGGCTCCCGCTTACCCGATGCTTCTGGCCGCCGGTGCTGTCTTCCTGGAACACTGGGTCTCGAATCGCCGCCCAAAACCGTCCCGCGCAATAGTTGCGGCGACGTCCGCCATGATTGCCGTTGGGGGAGTGCTGGTCGCTCCGATTGCAATGCCGCTTGTTCCAGTGAACTCGGCGCTCTTTCAGAAGATCGACAACGACGACTTCCGCGAAGAAATCGGATGGCCCGAACTCGTACAGGAAGTTGCGCGCATCCGCGACACGCTGCCCGCCACTGAGAAGAACAACTTCGGCATCCTCGCCGGAAACTATGGCGAAGCCGGCGCCATCAACCTGCTCGGCAGTCAGTACGGGCTTCCCCGCGCTATCAGTGGCACCAATTCTTTCTGGCTGCGAAGCTATCCCCAAAACGAACCCCAGACGCTCATTGTCCTGGGATTCTCGCGGCGCGGACTGGAAGAAGTTTTTCAGCAATGTGAGCTCGCCGGGAAAATCACAAACTCCTATGGTGTGAAGAACGAAGAGAGCGAAGATCATCCCGAGATCTACGTCTGTCGCACTCTCCGCCAGCCTTGGCCCGAGTTCTGGAAGACGTTCCGTCGCTTCGGATGAGGGCTCTTTTCGGCCCAGCACAGCAACAACTCGTCCCACTCAAAAACTCAATCGCGTGAAAAACCGCGCTGGCCGCTTACTTTCGTGTGCCCTGGCGTGTCGACATCACCTGTCCGAGTGACTCGTATCACCGGAACTCTCTTCTTCAGCAATTACAAAGAAGATGCTGCTGCTTTCCGCCTACCACGAGTAGTGTGCCTTAGTGAACCTCGCCGAAACGGGGCCGCAGACATTCGCGAACCAGCGAACTACTGAAGGGACGAACCCATGCGTCAATCTGTTTTAAAGCTCATCGCATTCGCCTTCTTATTGGCGATGCCATTCCTGATGAGCGCTCAGGATGTCGCGTCGGTGACGGGCGTTGTCACGGACACGACAGGCGCGGTTGTTGAGGGTGTCAGCGTGACGCTCTTGAATACGCGCACCAACACCAAGTACGAATCCACCACTAACGAAACCGGCCTCTACCTCATCCCCAAGGTTCAACCAGGCCCCGGTTACAAGATCACTTTCCAGAGAAACGGATTTGAAACCGTCGTCATCAATGATCTGTACCTCATCGTCGCCAGCACGCGCACGCTGAATACGCAGATGAAGGTCGGCGCGGTATCGGAAACCGTGGAAGTCTCTGCCGCGGCCGAAGGCGTCGCTCTGAATACCACCGACGCAACCGTCGGCAGCAACTTCAACATGAATGCTGTGGCCCAGTTGCCCGTGCAGATTCGTGATAGTCCTGCCGCACTCCTGCAATTGCAGCCCGGAGTTGTGAACGCGACCGGCGGATCCGATGGTCTGAGCTCGCGCGCCGGATCGGTAACTGGCGCCCGCGGTGACCAGAACAACGTCACCCTCGACGGCCTCGACGTCAACGATTTCGCGACTGGTCAGGCTTTCTCGACGGTGTCCAACGCTCCTGTGGAATCCATCCAGGAGTTCCGCGGCGAAACAGCCGGTTCGCTTTCGGCCAGCGGTCGTGGCAGCGGCGGCCAGGTGTCACTGCTCACCAAGAGCGGCACCAACGTGTTCCATGGCTCTTTGTTCGAATATCACCGCAATACGCTCTTCGCGGCCAATAACTGGTTCAACAATCTGGCCGGAGTCCAGCGCCCCAAGCTGATCCGCAACCAGTTCGGTGGCACAATCGGCGGTCCCGTCGTGAAGGACAAGTTGTTCTTCTTCTTCAATTACAACGGACGCCGTGATGCACGTTCAGCCAGCGTCACCACCACCGTACCGCTCGACTCGTTCCGTGCCGGAACCATCCACTACATCAAGAACACGGCCGGATGCACAGCCTCGAGCCGTCTGAACACCAATCCCGAATGCATTGGCACTCTGTCACCGGCACAGGTTGCCGCGTTGGATCCACAAGGCGTCGGTGCAAACACCGCCTTGATGCAGTTCCTCAACAGCCGTTACCCGCAAGCGAATGACCTGACCGGCGGCGACGGCCTCAATACCGGCGGATACCGCTTCAACAGCCCGGTCAATCGCACTGCGAACGACTACGTCACCAAGATTGATTACAACCTGAACAACAGCATGAAGTTGTCGGGCCGTTTCAGCATCCTGCGTGACCGTTACGGCGACAGCGTGAACTACGCCGCGCCCGTCCGTTTCCCGGGCGATCCGATGACGAAAACCATCGAGAACACCAGCTATTCCTTCGTCATCAATCACAACTGGACGATCAGTCCGACCATGGTGAACCAGTTCACCTATGGCAAGACTGTCTCGCAACTCGCGTTCCCGACCAACTGGAATCCGAATGGCACCAACTATTGGCAGGTTGGCGGCTCACTGTTGACGAACCCCTACTACAACCAGAGCAATCAACAGCGCAAGAACCCGATCCCCGTGTTCCGCGATGATTTCAGCTGGCAGAAGGGCAATCACAACATTCAGTTCGGCGGTACCTTCAAGCCCATTCTGACCACTTCTACGCTGGTCAATGACAACAACTTCCCGCTCATGGGTTTGGGCGGCAATCTCACTTCTCTGTTGCCTTCTCTCAGGCCAGAAGATGCCCTCGAAGATGCAAACGAAATCGCCACTACGAAGTACGATGCGGCGTTCGCCTTCCTTCTTGGACACATGGCTTCGGTCGGAAGCAACTACAACTACAACAGCAGCCTGAGTCCTCTTCCTCAAGGTTCCGGTGCAACTCGTCAATATCGTTATTACGAGACGGAACTCTATGGCCAGGACACCTGGAAGGTGAACTCAGCGCTAACCCTCACCTTCGGTCTGCGCTATCAGCACTACTCCGTGCCTTACGAAGTGAACGGTATTCAAGCCATCCAGAACGTCGGCTTCGATGAACTCGTGTTTGGACGCGCCGCCAACGGTCTGGCGGGACGCTCCGGATACGGTGTTGAGCCGATCACCTCTTACGACCTCGGCGGCAAGGCCAACAATGCTCGCGATCTGTACAACGGAAACTTCAAGGACTTCGCTCCCCGGTTCTCGTTCGCTTACAGCCCGAGCCCCAGCACCAGCTGGCTCAACCGTGTGTTCGGCGACCGGAAGACCGTTCTTCGCGGCGGCGCCGGCCTCATGTACGACCACACCGTTACCAACGCGTTGAACTTCATCCAGGACCAGAACTCCTACATGTTCCAGGCTGCGAGTTCGGTTCAGTACGAAGGCGACGCAACGCTGGCACTGTTGAACGACCCGCGTTTCACCAACATCAACACCATTCCCACTCCGGGTGCGGCACCTACGATTGACCGTCCGTTTGCTCCATTCGTGGATGCCGACGGCATCCCGTTCGGAAATGCAGCCGGTGAATTCAACTATGCGATCGACTCGAACTTGAAAACTCCGTACTCGATCGTCTTGAACTTCGGGTTCCAACGCGAACTCCCGGGACACTTCGTTCTCGAGAGCACGTACGTTGGACGCCTCGGCCGCCGCTTGATCGCACAGGCCGATGCAGCCCAGTTGGTTGACTTCAAGGACCCGGTGTCCGGCCAGATGTTGTCGGAAGCCTTTGCAGCACTTACCGGGGAACTCCGTGCAGGCAAGAACTATCGTACGGTCACCAGACAGCCTTTCTTTGAGAATCAGGTTGGACCTTACGGCGTTCTCAGCTCCGGCACGCAGGTCATCGCGGGCTATCAGAGATCGCTTACAACCCGCGGCGACGTTGCCGACGTGGTGCAGTGGCTCAATGCCGTGGGAATCATCGATCCGAATGTCGGCGTGCCGGCGCAGTTCGCGGGCAACACCTACATCACCAACAAGGGCAACTCCAACTATCACGGCCTGTTGACCTCGTTGCACAAGAACATGTCGAACGGTTTGCAGTTCGACCTGAACTACACCTTCTCTCACTCCATCGATAACGCCTCTGGTATCGCCAACAGCATCTCGGCGAGCAGCGGTATGGGCTTTATCTGCGATGCTCTGAATCTCCGCACCTGCCGCGGGAATTCGGACTTCGACATCACCCACATCGTCAACGGAAACTTCATCTACGAACTTCCTTTTGGCAAAGGTAAGAGCTACGGCAGTTCGGTTTCCAAGGGCTGGAATCAGCTCATTGGAGGATGGACGATTTCCGGTATCCCGACGTGGCGCAGCGGAATTGCATGGTCCACCATCACTGGTGCGTACTTGATGGGTTACGCCAACAACGCCCCTGCTATTTGGAACGGCGACACCACGGCGAGTCGGGTACGGGTTCATACGACTTCGCAGGGAATCGTGAACCTCTTTGCGTTCCCGGCGGAAGCCTACAGCGCCTTCACCTCCCCCATCGGGTTCCAGATCGGCAGCCGCAATAACCTTCGCGGACCGTCGTTCTTTAACCTCGACCTGGGAGTTGCGAAGACCTTCCCGATCAACGAACGGTTTGGTCTGAACTTCCGTGCTGACGCGTTCAACGCGCTCAACCACGCGAGCTTCGGACTACCGGGCGGCGGCAGCAACGGCGCCGGCGCCAATCTCAGTTCGGGCGCCCAGCAGTTCGGTCGCATCACTTCAACCTCCAGCACCGCCAGGGAAATGCAGTTCGCCCTCCGCCTGGAGTTCTAACGCTTAACCCCGTAGTAAACAGCTGGGGCTGATCTCGTAAGAGGTCAGCCCCGTTGTTCATTTAGATTGTGAGTCGAGATTATCTCGGGCAGTCGCGGTGCTGGATCTTCACATCGTAC
This window of the Terriglobales bacterium genome carries:
- a CDS encoding TonB-dependent receptor; the encoded protein is MRQSVLKLIAFAFLLAMPFLMSAQDVASVTGVVTDTTGAVVEGVSVTLLNTRTNTKYESTTNETGLYLIPKVQPGPGYKITFQRNGFETVVINDLYLIVASTRTLNTQMKVGAVSETVEVSAAAEGVALNTTDATVGSNFNMNAVAQLPVQIRDSPAALLQLQPGVVNATGGSDGLSSRAGSVTGARGDQNNVTLDGLDVNDFATGQAFSTVSNAPVESIQEFRGETAGSLSASGRGSGGQVSLLTKSGTNVFHGSLFEYHRNTLFAANNWFNNLAGVQRPKLIRNQFGGTIGGPVVKDKLFFFFNYNGRRDARSASVTTTVPLDSFRAGTIHYIKNTAGCTASSRLNTNPECIGTLSPAQVAALDPQGVGANTALMQFLNSRYPQANDLTGGDGLNTGGYRFNSPVNRTANDYVTKIDYNLNNSMKLSGRFSILRDRYGDSVNYAAPVRFPGDPMTKTIENTSYSFVINHNWTISPTMVNQFTYGKTVSQLAFPTNWNPNGTNYWQVGGSLLTNPYYNQSNQQRKNPIPVFRDDFSWQKGNHNIQFGGTFKPILTTSTLVNDNNFPLMGLGGNLTSLLPSLRPEDALEDANEIATTKYDAAFAFLLGHMASVGSNYNYNSSLSPLPQGSGATRQYRYYETELYGQDTWKVNSALTLTFGLRYQHYSVPYEVNGIQAIQNVGFDELVFGRAANGLAGRSGYGVEPITSYDLGGKANNARDLYNGNFKDFAPRFSFAYSPSPSTSWLNRVFGDRKTVLRGGAGLMYDHTVTNALNFIQDQNSYMFQAASSVQYEGDATLALLNDPRFTNINTIPTPGAAPTIDRPFAPFVDADGIPFGNAAGEFNYAIDSNLKTPYSIVLNFGFQRELPGHFVLESTYVGRLGRRLIAQADAAQLVDFKDPVSGQMLSEAFAALTGELRAGKNYRTVTRQPFFENQVGPYGVLSSGTQVIAGYQRSLTTRGDVADVVQWLNAVGIIDPNVGVPAQFAGNTYITNKGNSNYHGLLTSLHKNMSNGLQFDLNYTFSHSIDNASGIANSISASSGMGFICDALNLRTCRGNSDFDITHIVNGNFIYELPFGKGKSYGSSVSKGWNQLIGGWTISGIPTWRSGIAWSTITGAYLMGYANNAPAIWNGDTTASRVRVHTTSQGIVNLFAFPAEAYSAFTSPIGFQIGSRNNLRGPSFFNLDLGVAKTFPINERFGLNFRADAFNALNHASFGLPGGGSNGAGANLSSGAQQFGRITSTSSTAREMQFALRLEF
- a CDS encoding HU family DNA-binding protein; amino-acid sequence: MIKLDIINEVVNKTGITKTKAELAVETVFESMKKALSQGDRIELRGFGVFNVRPRKTGIGRNPRTGAEVSIPPGKAVRFKPGKELQTIE
- a CDS encoding glycosyltransferase family 39 protein, with translation MHDAPRGDHRTTLLIVIAIALALLAFHIATNNQYGFHRDELQTVDDARHMDWGFVAYPPVTPFFGWLSHLLFGDSLRGYRFFPALAQSLVMILAALMARELGGRRLAQLIAALAVMVAPVSLAAGALYQYVSFDFLWWVLLAYLVIRLRRTEDDRLWLPIGAVIGLGMMTKYTMLFLALGLVTGVLLDARRYLRSKWLWAGVALSLAIFLPHAIWQFRHDFITADFLRHIHERDVRIGRTKNFLPEQFLIGANLFTVPIWLAGLYFYFRHPEGRSFRILGWMFIVPLVFFVIAKGRGYYMAPAYPMLLAAGAVFLEHWVSNRRPKPSRAIVAATSAMIAVGGVLVAPIAMPLVPVNSALFQKIDNDDFREEIGWPELVQEVARIRDTLPATEKNNFGILAGNYGEAGAINLLGSQYGLPRAISGTNSFWLRSYPQNEPQTLIVLGFSRRGLEEVFQQCELAGKITNSYGVKNEESEDHPEIYVCRTLRQPWPEFWKTFRRFG
- the dcd gene encoding dCTP deaminase, yielding MAIKSDHWIRRMSLEHDMINPFSEKQVRQGVVSYGLSSYGYDLRVADEFKIFTNVNSSIVDPKKFDEKSFVTITSDVCIVPPNSFALARSVEYFKIPRNVLTLCVGKSTYARCGIIVNVTPFEPEWEGFVTLEISNTTPLPAKIYANEGLCQILFFESDEVCEVSYKDRHGKYQAQTGIVLPKV
- a CDS encoding site-2 protease family protein; amino-acid sequence: MSDYTPPIPRLEFDPRTYDVAVVSRSRQKYWLHALLLLTTFFTTMMVGTRLETNFLHGLPIFSLADDTIPLFPIGFILEHPARILLGLPFSLTLMTILLAHEMGHYVMCLRYGVYATLPFFIPAPTLIGTMGAFIRIKSPIRTRTALFDIGIAGPIAGFIVASFVLMFSLMMSKPAPPVIVQGDIVLDFPLIFRIAHWMIMGDGMRVLPLEHMLLHPTAIAAWVGMFATALNLLPGGQLDGGHIIYSLMPRLHRHISRLTVGALIPMGLLLWPGWLIWAVLLGITGMRHPNVSPWPPLSPGRRMLGLVALALMILTITPNPFPGNALAMPHWF
- a CDS encoding adenosine-specific kinase, giving the protein MLELISVRLEFPADANIIVGQTHFIKTVEDIYEAVVTTVPQAKFGLAFNEASGACLIRSDGNDQSLKEVAIRNAQALAAGHVFVLVIQNAYPINILNRIKDVPEVCHIFCATANPVEVILAQSEQGRGVLGVIDGSSPKGVEGESDIAWRHDLLRKIGYKR
- a CDS encoding elongation factor P, producing the protein MVIASGLKAGMALHLEGHVFKVLQSDFKAGAGQAGGLVKSLLQNVVTGREIERRFHPDEKLEDLPIERRTMEYLYADGENCIFMDPASYEQVEVPRALLGKMANFLQEGSDFPVELCDEKPISVTLPDSVEARVAETAPAQHSGQDSTWKEAVLDNGVQLLVPLFVAPGELIRMDPRTGKYLERVRLEKKKGA